One Astatotilapia calliptera chromosome 1, fAstCal1.2, whole genome shotgun sequence DNA segment encodes these proteins:
- the LOC113024749 gene encoding tropomyosin alpha-1 chain-like isoform X2 translates to MDAIKKKMQMLKLDKENALDRAEQAESDKKASEDRSKQLEDDLVALQKKLKATEDELDKYSEALKEAQEKLELAEKKATDAEGDVASLNRRIQLVEEELDRAQERLATALTKLEEAEKAADESERGMKVIENRAMKDEEKMELQEIQLKEAKHIAEEADRKYEEVARKLVIIEGDLERTEERAELSESKCSELEEELKTVQNNLKSLEAQAEKYSQKEDKYEEEIKVLTDKLKEAETRAEFAERSVAKLEKTIDDLEDKLTRAKEEGLSIKQMLDHTLMEMVNL, encoded by the exons ATGGATGCCATCAAGAAGAAGATGCAGATGCTCAAGCTCGACAAGGAGAATGCCTTGGACAGAGCTGAGCAGGCCGAGTCAGATAAGAAAGCGTCTGAGGACAGAAGCAAACAG CTTGAGGATGACCTGGTAGCACTGCAGAAGAAGCTGAAGGCAACTGAGGATGAGTTGGACAAATACTCTGAAGCCCTGAAGGAGGCCCAGGAGAAATTGGAGCTCGCAGAGAAGAAAGCCACAGAT GCTGAGGGTGATGTAGCTTCCCTGAACAGACGTATCCAGCTGGTTGAGGAGGAGTTGGACCGTGCTCAGGAGCGTCTGGCCACAGCTCTGACCAAGCTGGAGGAGGCTGAGAAGGCTGCTGATGAGAGCGAGAG AGGCATGAAGGTCATTGAGAACAGGGCAATGAAGGACGAGgagaagatggagctgcaggaGATCCAGCTGAAGGAGGCCAAACACATCGCTGAGGAGGCTGACCGCAAATATGAGGAG GTTGCCCGTAAGCTGGTGATCATTGAGGGTGACTTGGAACGTACAGAAGAGCGTGCTGAGCTGTCTGAGAG CAAATGCTCTGAGCTTGAGGAGGAGCTGAAAACTGTGCAGAACAACCTGAAGTCTCTGGAGGCCCAGGCAGAAAAG TACTCACAGAAGGAGGACAAGTACGAGGAGGAGATCAAGGTCCTGACAGACAAGCTAAAGGAG GCTGAGACCCGTGCCGAGTTCGCTGAGAGATCAGTTGCCAAGCTGGAGAAGACCATTGATGACCTTGAGG ATAAACTCACACGTGCTAAAGAAGAGGGCCTGAGCATAAAGCAGATGCTGGATCATACTCTAATGGAGATGGTTAACCTTTGA
- the LOC113024749 gene encoding tropomyosin alpha-1 chain-like isoform X5, with translation MDAIKKKMQMLKLDKENALDRAEQAESDKKASEDRSKQLEDDLVALQKKLKATEDELDKYSEALKEAQEKLELAEKKATDAEGDVASLNRRIQLVEEELDRAQERLATALTKLEEAEKAADESERGMKVIENRAMKDEEKMELQEIQLKEAKHIAEEADRKYEEVARKLVIIEGDLERTEERAELSESKCSELEEELKTVQNNLKSLEAQAEKYSQKEDKYEEEIKVLTDKLKEAETRAEFAERSVAKLEKTIDDLEAKFSHSSLQKLLEHHPFSPVQHSPTFCLLCLFISLLPWQYCTLGLGCWSTFVHLSFRPLSHIALYKINIFPSMSSFSFSLAMLLHFHLSFFVIVLPSLCF, from the exons ATGGATGCCATCAAGAAGAAGATGCAGATGCTCAAGCTCGACAAGGAGAATGCCTTGGACAGAGCTGAGCAGGCCGAGTCAGATAAGAAAGCGTCTGAGGACAGAAGCAAACAG CTTGAGGATGACCTGGTAGCACTGCAGAAGAAGCTGAAGGCAACTGAGGATGAGTTGGACAAATACTCTGAAGCCCTGAAGGAGGCCCAGGAGAAATTGGAGCTCGCAGAGAAGAAAGCCACAGAT GCTGAGGGTGATGTAGCTTCCCTGAACAGACGTATCCAGCTGGTTGAGGAGGAGTTGGACCGTGCTCAGGAGCGTCTGGCCACAGCTCTGACCAAGCTGGAGGAGGCTGAGAAGGCTGCTGATGAGAGCGAGAG AGGCATGAAGGTCATTGAGAACAGGGCAATGAAGGACGAGgagaagatggagctgcaggaGATCCAGCTGAAGGAGGCCAAACACATCGCTGAGGAGGCTGACCGCAAATATGAGGAG GTTGCCCGTAAGCTGGTGATCATTGAGGGTGACTTGGAACGTACAGAAGAGCGTGCTGAGCTGTCTGAGAG CAAATGCTCTGAGCTTGAGGAGGAGCTGAAAACTGTGCAGAACAACCTGAAGTCTCTGGAGGCCCAGGCAGAAAAG TACTCACAGAAGGAGGACAAGTACGAGGAGGAGATCAAGGTCCTGACAGACAAGCTAAAGGAG GCTGAGACCCGTGCCGAGTTCGCTGAGAGATCAGTTGCCAAGCTGGAGAAGACCATTGATGACCTTGAGG cTAAATTCTCACACTCTTCACTCCAGAAGCTGCTTGAGCATCATCCTTTCTCTCCTGTGCAGCACAGCCctactttctgtctcctttgtctatttatttctttactgcCCTGGCAGTACTGCACATTGGGCCTTGGCTGCTGGAGTACATTTGTCCATCTGTCTTTCAGACCTTTGAGCCACATTgctttatataaaataaacatttttccatctatgtcatccttttctttttctctcgcAATGCTTCTTCATTTccatttgtccttttttgttattgttttaccttctttgtgtttttaa
- the LOC113024749 gene encoding tropomyosin alpha-1 chain-like isoform X1, whose amino-acid sequence MDAIKKKMQMLKLDKENALDRAEQAESDKKASEDRSKQLEDDLVALQKKLKATEDELDKYSEALKEAQEKLELAEKKATDAEGDVASLNRRIQLVEEELDRAQERLATALTKLEEAEKAADESERGMKVIENRAMKDEEKMELQEIQLKEAKHIAEEADRKYEEVARKLVIIEGDLERTEERAELSESKCSELEEELKTVQNNLKSLEAQAEKYSQKEDKYEEEIKVLTDKLKEAETRAEFAERSVAKLEKTIDDLEDELYAQKLKYKAISEELDHALNDMTSI is encoded by the exons ATGGATGCCATCAAGAAGAAGATGCAGATGCTCAAGCTCGACAAGGAGAATGCCTTGGACAGAGCTGAGCAGGCCGAGTCAGATAAGAAAGCGTCTGAGGACAGAAGCAAACAG CTTGAGGATGACCTGGTAGCACTGCAGAAGAAGCTGAAGGCAACTGAGGATGAGTTGGACAAATACTCTGAAGCCCTGAAGGAGGCCCAGGAGAAATTGGAGCTCGCAGAGAAGAAAGCCACAGAT GCTGAGGGTGATGTAGCTTCCCTGAACAGACGTATCCAGCTGGTTGAGGAGGAGTTGGACCGTGCTCAGGAGCGTCTGGCCACAGCTCTGACCAAGCTGGAGGAGGCTGAGAAGGCTGCTGATGAGAGCGAGAG AGGCATGAAGGTCATTGAGAACAGGGCAATGAAGGACGAGgagaagatggagctgcaggaGATCCAGCTGAAGGAGGCCAAACACATCGCTGAGGAGGCTGACCGCAAATATGAGGAG GTTGCCCGTAAGCTGGTGATCATTGAGGGTGACTTGGAACGTACAGAAGAGCGTGCTGAGCTGTCTGAGAG CAAATGCTCTGAGCTTGAGGAGGAGCTGAAAACTGTGCAGAACAACCTGAAGTCTCTGGAGGCCCAGGCAGAAAAG TACTCACAGAAGGAGGACAAGTACGAGGAGGAGATCAAGGTCCTGACAGACAAGCTAAAGGAG GCTGAGACCCGTGCCGAGTTCGCTGAGAGATCAGTTGCCAAGCTGGAGAAGACCATTGATGACCTTGAGG ATGAGCTGTATGCCCAGAAACTGAAGTACAAGGCCATCAGCGAGGAGCTGGACCACGCCCTCAACGACATGACTTCCAT cTAA
- the LOC113024749 gene encoding tropomyosin alpha-4 chain-like isoform X6, whose product MAGGSSLEAVKKKIKSLQEQADAAEDRAALLQRDLNQERSAREAAEGDVASLNRRIQLVEEELDRAQERLATALTKLEEAEKAADESERGMKVIENRAMKDEEKMELQEIQLKEAKHIAEEADRKYEEVARKLVIIEGDLERTEERAELSESKCSELEEELKTVQNNLKSLEAQAEKYSQKEDKYEEEIKVLTDKLKEAETRAEFAERSVAKLEKTIDDLEAKFSHSSLQKLLEHHPFSPVQHSPTFCLLCLFISLLPWQYCTLGLGCWSTFVHLSFRPLSHIALYKINIFPSMSSFSFSLAMLLHFHLSFFVIVLPSLCF is encoded by the exons ATGGCCGGTGGGAGCTCCCTGGAAGcggtgaaaaagaaaatcaagtcaTTGCAGGAGCAGGCCGATGCGGCGGAGGACCGGGCGGCGTTACTACAGCGGGACCTGAACCAGGAGAGGAGTGCGAGGGAAGCA GCTGAGGGTGATGTAGCTTCCCTGAACAGACGTATCCAGCTGGTTGAGGAGGAGTTGGACCGTGCTCAGGAGCGTCTGGCCACAGCTCTGACCAAGCTGGAGGAGGCTGAGAAGGCTGCTGATGAGAGCGAGAG AGGCATGAAGGTCATTGAGAACAGGGCAATGAAGGACGAGgagaagatggagctgcaggaGATCCAGCTGAAGGAGGCCAAACACATCGCTGAGGAGGCTGACCGCAAATATGAGGAG GTTGCCCGTAAGCTGGTGATCATTGAGGGTGACTTGGAACGTACAGAAGAGCGTGCTGAGCTGTCTGAGAG CAAATGCTCTGAGCTTGAGGAGGAGCTGAAAACTGTGCAGAACAACCTGAAGTCTCTGGAGGCCCAGGCAGAAAAG TACTCACAGAAGGAGGACAAGTACGAGGAGGAGATCAAGGTCCTGACAGACAAGCTAAAGGAG GCTGAGACCCGTGCCGAGTTCGCTGAGAGATCAGTTGCCAAGCTGGAGAAGACCATTGATGACCTTGAGG cTAAATTCTCACACTCTTCACTCCAGAAGCTGCTTGAGCATCATCCTTTCTCTCCTGTGCAGCACAGCCctactttctgtctcctttgtctatttatttctttactgcCCTGGCAGTACTGCACATTGGGCCTTGGCTGCTGGAGTACATTTGTCCATCTGTCTTTCAGACCTTTGAGCCACATTgctttatataaaataaacatttttccatctatgtcatccttttctttttctctcgcAATGCTTCTTCATTTccatttgtccttttttgttattgttttaccttctttgtgtttttaa
- the LOC113024749 gene encoding tropomyosin alpha-4 chain-like isoform X4 produces MAGGSSLEAVKKKIKSLQEQADAAEDRAALLQRDLNQERSAREAAEGDVASLNRRIQLVEEELDRAQERLATALTKLEEAEKAADESERGMKVIENRAMKDEEKMELQEIQLKEAKHIAEEADRKYEEVARKLVIIEGDLERTEERAELSESKCSELEEELKTVQNNLKSLEAQAEKYSQKEDKYEEEIKVLTDKLKEAETRAEFAERSVAKLEKTIDDLEDKLTRAKEEGLSIKQMLDHTLMEMVNL; encoded by the exons ATGGCCGGTGGGAGCTCCCTGGAAGcggtgaaaaagaaaatcaagtcaTTGCAGGAGCAGGCCGATGCGGCGGAGGACCGGGCGGCGTTACTACAGCGGGACCTGAACCAGGAGAGGAGTGCGAGGGAAGCA GCTGAGGGTGATGTAGCTTCCCTGAACAGACGTATCCAGCTGGTTGAGGAGGAGTTGGACCGTGCTCAGGAGCGTCTGGCCACAGCTCTGACCAAGCTGGAGGAGGCTGAGAAGGCTGCTGATGAGAGCGAGAG AGGCATGAAGGTCATTGAGAACAGGGCAATGAAGGACGAGgagaagatggagctgcaggaGATCCAGCTGAAGGAGGCCAAACACATCGCTGAGGAGGCTGACCGCAAATATGAGGAG GTTGCCCGTAAGCTGGTGATCATTGAGGGTGACTTGGAACGTACAGAAGAGCGTGCTGAGCTGTCTGAGAG CAAATGCTCTGAGCTTGAGGAGGAGCTGAAAACTGTGCAGAACAACCTGAAGTCTCTGGAGGCCCAGGCAGAAAAG TACTCACAGAAGGAGGACAAGTACGAGGAGGAGATCAAGGTCCTGACAGACAAGCTAAAGGAG GCTGAGACCCGTGCCGAGTTCGCTGAGAGATCAGTTGCCAAGCTGGAGAAGACCATTGATGACCTTGAGG ATAAACTCACACGTGCTAAAGAAGAGGGCCTGAGCATAAAGCAGATGCTGGATCATACTCTAATGGAGATGGTTAACCTTTGA
- the LOC113024749 gene encoding tropomyosin alpha-1 chain-like isoform X3 encodes MAGGSSLEAVKKKIKSLQEQADAAEDRAALLQRDLNQERSAREAAEGDVASLNRRIQLVEEELDRAQERLATALTKLEEAEKAADESERGMKVIENRAMKDEEKMELQEIQLKEAKHIAEEADRKYEEVARKLVIIEGDLERTEERAELSESKCSELEEELKTVQNNLKSLEAQAEKYSQKEDKYEEEIKVLTDKLKEAETRAEFAERSVAKLEKTIDDLEDELYAQKLKYKAISEELDHALNDMTSI; translated from the exons ATGGCCGGTGGGAGCTCCCTGGAAGcggtgaaaaagaaaatcaagtcaTTGCAGGAGCAGGCCGATGCGGCGGAGGACCGGGCGGCGTTACTACAGCGGGACCTGAACCAGGAGAGGAGTGCGAGGGAAGCA GCTGAGGGTGATGTAGCTTCCCTGAACAGACGTATCCAGCTGGTTGAGGAGGAGTTGGACCGTGCTCAGGAGCGTCTGGCCACAGCTCTGACCAAGCTGGAGGAGGCTGAGAAGGCTGCTGATGAGAGCGAGAG AGGCATGAAGGTCATTGAGAACAGGGCAATGAAGGACGAGgagaagatggagctgcaggaGATCCAGCTGAAGGAGGCCAAACACATCGCTGAGGAGGCTGACCGCAAATATGAGGAG GTTGCCCGTAAGCTGGTGATCATTGAGGGTGACTTGGAACGTACAGAAGAGCGTGCTGAGCTGTCTGAGAG CAAATGCTCTGAGCTTGAGGAGGAGCTGAAAACTGTGCAGAACAACCTGAAGTCTCTGGAGGCCCAGGCAGAAAAG TACTCACAGAAGGAGGACAAGTACGAGGAGGAGATCAAGGTCCTGACAGACAAGCTAAAGGAG GCTGAGACCCGTGCCGAGTTCGCTGAGAGATCAGTTGCCAAGCTGGAGAAGACCATTGATGACCTTGAGG ATGAGCTGTATGCCCAGAAACTGAAGTACAAGGCCATCAGCGAGGAGCTGGACCACGCCCTCAACGACATGACTTCCAT cTAA
- the fbxo22 gene encoding F-box only protein 22 translates to MSENSDFVDFFPDSKAEYVLSNVAEVVERILTFIPTKSLLQLASVCRLWRNCARRVLRTQQQLTWVSASGHPSTESHALNSILAEEVEKVYLLPKTVLVMADSEILNGGAFCYKQNKAKKSRNSLDAELNELFPRGCDVMGVATPGIVLTPSGSCSNPPQEYQDGGAGFAIMLPAIEGVQIQPFHFCKRTISPTALKEAGLVDNPELRVILIFFYEAYKPGGARFLNQILEPLSKTKALIAGGLVENAFAPSRYCCSQGSYGVIGLALSGPKVQGASVLLEEDVISAKAAEATIRRLKAAKIPEKNTLGFMFACVGRGQNYYNNQSNVEADAFRKVFPNTPLFGLFGNGEIGCDRIIKDDYTLCDTDTDNLQHEYTTVMTLVHLG, encoded by the exons ATGAGCGAGAACTCagattttgttgatttttttccgGATTCTAAGGCTGAGTACGTACTCAGCAATGTTGCGGAAGTGGTTGAGAGGATTCTTACGTTCATACCAACCAAATCGCTTCTCCAGCTCGCGAG TGTGTGCAGACTCTGGAGAAACTGTGCTCGCAGAGTGCTTAGGACTCAGCAACAGCTGACCTGGGTGTCGGCCTCTGGACATCCCAGCACGGAGTCCCATGCCCTCAATAGCATCTTAGCCGAAGAAGTGGAG AAAGTATACCTGCTGCCTAAAACAGTTCTGGTAATGGCAGACTCTGAGATCCTCAATGGAGGAGCCTTTTGCTACAAACAGAACAAAG CAAAAAAGAGTCGCAACAGTCTCGACGCAGAACTGAACGAGCTCTTCCCCAGAGGCTGTGATGTCATGGGCGTTGCTACACCAGGAATAGTCT TGACACCCAGCGGCTCTTGCAGCAACCCTCCCCAGGAGTACCAAGATGGGGGAGCTGGCTTTGCAATCATGCTTCCAGCTATTGAGGGTGTCCAGATCCAGCCTTTTCACTTTTGTAAGAGAACCATCTCCCCGACAGCCCTTAAAGAAGCAG GACTAGTTGACAACCCAGAGCTACGTGTGATACTGATTTTCTTCTATGAGGCATATAAACCAGGAGGCGCACGCTTCCTTAACCAGATACTAGAGCCGCTTTCGAAGACCAAAGCTCTGATTGCTGGAGGCCTGGTAGAGAATGCCTTCGCTCCTTCCAGATACTG CTGTAGCCAGGGTTCATATGGTGTGATAGGCCTGGCCCTGAGTGGGCCTAAAGTTCAGGGGGCGTCTGTGCTGTTGGAGGAAGACGTCATCAGCGCAAAAGCGGCTGAAGCCACAATCCGACGACTAAAGGCAGCCAAAATTCCAGAGAAAAACACCCTGGGATTTATGTTTGCCTGCGTGGGGAGAGGGCAGAACTACTACAACAACCAGAGCAATGTCGAGGCAGATGCTTTCCGCAAGGTGTTCCCCAACACCCCGCTCTTTGGGCTGTTTGGAAACGGCGAGATTGGCTGCGACCGAATCATAAAAGATGACTACACACTGTGTGACACTGACACGGACAACCTGCAGCACGAGTACACTACTGTCATGACCCTGGTCCATCTAGGCTGA